A window of Hymenobacter aerilatus contains these coding sequences:
- a CDS encoding XrtX-associated membrane protein, protein MPEVASYSALPGPAMRLFAPQMLLRWSGVLLLVLFLFGLTWYTEEFYATLTPVWERLLASAGIGSAVQHDDAAQHLMNRSRSVPVAGLYAVLYLAACLALVRLLLVSAQQWRMAVLFYAVAGGSGILLLLVGKLLALPAAYALSSQIIHFILSPLAVITLVPVLRWYAPVVSKETV, encoded by the coding sequence ATGCCTGAGGTTGCTTCCTACTCTGCACTGCCAGGCCCAGCCATGCGCCTTTTCGCGCCGCAGATGCTATTGCGTTGGAGCGGCGTACTGCTGCTGGTACTGTTTCTGTTCGGCCTCACGTGGTACACCGAGGAGTTCTACGCCACACTAACACCCGTATGGGAGCGGCTGCTGGCCAGTGCTGGCATCGGCTCAGCCGTACAACACGATGATGCCGCCCAGCACCTCATGAACCGCTCGCGCAGTGTGCCCGTTGCCGGGCTATACGCTGTGCTGTACCTGGCCGCCTGCCTGGCCCTGGTGCGGCTGCTGCTGGTGAGCGCGCAGCAGTGGCGTATGGCGGTGCTGTTTTATGCAGTGGCAGGGGGAAGCGGGATATTACTCTTGCTGGTAGGCAAACTGCTGGCCCTACCCGCCGCCTACGCCCTGAGCAGCCAGATCATTCATTTCATCCTCTCGCCTTTGGCTGTTATAACGCTGGTGCCGGTACTGCGCTGGTATGCCCCCGTAGTTTCAAAAGAAACGGTTTAG
- the xrtX gene encoding exosortase X produces MSRLHPLLRAGSIAIILYLLWFFGYEQSLALDGRLDAVLMHNLAAAGAVVLRVVGYQAMVPDAQSNVLFLNGVPAVVVSAPCDGLVLYALFTGFVLAFPGPLRRKLWFIPLGNALIYGINVLRIAALGINQYYAHESVDFNHHYTFTFIVYAFIFGLWMWWATRLAARKPAPTQPETTYAYA; encoded by the coding sequence ATGTCCCGGCTGCACCCTCTTCTACGCGCAGGTAGTATTGCCATTATTCTCTATCTGCTCTGGTTTTTCGGCTATGAACAGTCGCTGGCTTTGGATGGTCGGCTCGATGCTGTGCTGATGCACAACCTAGCAGCGGCAGGTGCGGTCGTGCTGCGCGTAGTAGGCTACCAGGCAATGGTGCCCGATGCGCAATCCAACGTCCTCTTTCTGAATGGAGTGCCAGCAGTAGTCGTAAGCGCCCCCTGCGACGGCTTGGTGCTGTACGCGCTGTTCACGGGCTTTGTGCTGGCCTTTCCTGGCCCGCTACGGCGTAAGCTGTGGTTTATTCCGCTCGGCAACGCGCTCATTTATGGCATCAATGTGTTGCGTATCGCTGCCCTAGGCATCAACCAATACTACGCGCACGAGTCAGTGGATTTCAACCATCACTACACCTTCACATTTATTGTCTACGCCTTCATCTTCGGGTTGTGGATGTGGTGGGCCACGCGCCTGGCTGCTCGCAAGCCCGCGCCTACCCAGCCCGAAACCACCTACGCCTATGCCTGA
- a CDS encoding PID-CTERM protein-sorting domain-containing protein yields MPPPTHAPIDGGASLLLAGGAAYMVRRIRKNK; encoded by the coding sequence TTGCCCCCGCCTACCCACGCACCCATTGATGGTGGTGCTTCACTATTGCTCGCCGGTGGTGCCGCCTACATGGTGCGTCGCATCCGCAAAAACAAGTAA
- a CDS encoding ABC-F family ATP-binding cassette domain-containing protein: protein MISINDLDFHFGSRTLYDGANLHIKPKDKIGLIGLNGQGKSTLLRLLVGEYKPDGGSISMSKDVTLGFLNQDLLSYDSHEPILIVAMQAFGEALDLQKQIDETLLEFETNYTDDLVDKLADLQERFEALGGYTMQARTEEILEGLGFTTEELQKPLKLFSGGWRMRVMLAKILLQQPSLLLLDEPTNHLDLPSIKWIENYLAGYEGAVIIVSHDREFLDRTTNTTVEVTGGKLVPYAGNYSYYMVEKEERNEIQKGAFENQQAAIRQAERFIERFKAKASKAKQAQSRQKALDKMDRIEDVAPEAAKVNFSFRFSVQPGRHILRMEHVTKKYDQKIIFRDTNVHIERGDKIALIGANGKGKSTLMRLVAGTEAPTNGNHQLGHNVIMAFYAQHQLESLRIENEILQEMIEAGSKRNEMELRTVLGSFLFTGDQVFKKIKVLSGGEKSRVALAKTLISEANFLLLDEPTNHLDMQSVNILIQALDQFEGTFIVISHDRFFVENVATKIWYIEDYQLKEYPGTYAEYEQWQEDREKEAKKAGLPSPSAPKPAPKEEKKQLSTTERDTARQELTKASKELKEVESRVTELEKELAIYEKQLADPTIYNNAAQLKDATVKFEQVKKELDKTNTRWEQLAERVDELESI from the coding sequence ATGATTTCCATCAACGACTTAGACTTTCACTTCGGCTCGCGCACGCTCTACGACGGGGCCAACCTCCACATTAAGCCCAAAGACAAAATCGGCCTGATTGGGCTGAACGGGCAAGGCAAATCGACGCTGCTGCGCCTGTTGGTAGGCGAGTACAAGCCCGACGGCGGCAGCATCAGCATGAGCAAGGACGTGACGCTGGGCTTCCTGAACCAGGATTTGCTGAGCTACGACTCGCACGAGCCCATCCTCATTGTGGCTATGCAGGCGTTTGGCGAGGCGTTGGACCTGCAAAAGCAGATCGACGAGACGCTGCTGGAGTTCGAAACCAACTACACCGACGACCTGGTAGATAAGCTGGCCGATTTGCAGGAGCGCTTCGAGGCGCTGGGCGGCTACACCATGCAGGCCCGAACCGAGGAAATTCTGGAGGGGTTGGGCTTCACGACGGAGGAGCTGCAAAAGCCTCTGAAGCTGTTTTCGGGTGGCTGGCGTATGCGCGTGATGCTGGCGAAAATCCTGCTGCAACAACCCTCCCTGCTGCTGCTCGACGAACCAACCAACCACTTGGACCTACCCTCTATCAAGTGGATTGAGAACTACCTAGCTGGCTACGAGGGCGCCGTGATTATTGTATCGCACGACCGCGAGTTTCTGGACCGCACCACCAATACTACGGTAGAGGTGACGGGTGGCAAGTTGGTACCCTACGCTGGCAACTACTCCTACTACATGGTAGAGAAGGAGGAACGCAACGAGATTCAGAAGGGCGCTTTTGAGAACCAGCAGGCCGCCATCCGGCAGGCGGAGCGCTTTATTGAGCGCTTCAAGGCCAAAGCCAGTAAAGCCAAGCAGGCGCAAAGCCGCCAAAAGGCCCTCGACAAGATGGACCGCATTGAGGACGTAGCACCCGAGGCGGCCAAGGTCAATTTCTCGTTCCGTTTCTCGGTGCAGCCTGGCCGCCATATCCTGCGCATGGAGCACGTGACCAAGAAGTACGACCAAAAAATCATCTTCCGCGACACCAACGTGCACATCGAGCGCGGCGACAAAATTGCGCTAATTGGGGCCAACGGTAAGGGTAAGTCTACCCTGATGCGCCTGGTAGCCGGCACCGAAGCGCCTACCAACGGCAACCACCAGCTGGGCCACAACGTGATTATGGCCTTCTACGCCCAGCACCAGCTGGAAAGCCTGCGCATCGAAAACGAGATTTTGCAGGAGATGATAGAGGCGGGCTCGAAGCGCAACGAAATGGAGCTGCGCACCGTGCTGGGCTCCTTCCTGTTCACCGGCGACCAAGTATTCAAGAAAATCAAGGTGCTGAGCGGTGGTGAAAAAAGCCGCGTGGCCCTGGCCAAAACCCTGATTTCGGAAGCCAACTTCTTACTCCTCGACGAACCGACCAACCACTTGGACATGCAGTCGGTGAACATCCTGATTCAGGCGCTAGACCAGTTCGAGGGCACGTTCATCGTCATCAGCCACGACCGTTTCTTTGTGGAAAACGTGGCCACCAAAATCTGGTACATCGAAGACTACCAGCTGAAGGAGTACCCCGGCACCTACGCCGAGTACGAGCAGTGGCAGGAAGACCGCGAGAAGGAAGCCAAAAAGGCCGGCCTACCCTCGCCCTCGGCTCCCAAGCCCGCACCCAAGGAAGAGAAAAAGCAGCTCTCCACCACGGAGCGCGACACAGCCCGGCAGGAACTAACGAAAGCGTCGAAAGAGCTAAAGGAGGTAGAATCCCGCGTTACGGAGCTGGAAAAGGAGTTGGCCATCTACGAAAAGCAGCTTGCCGACCCTACCATCTACAACAACGCCGCACAGCTGAAAGACGCCACAGTGAAGTTTGAGCAGGTGAAAAAGGAGCTGGATAAGACCAATACCCGCTGGGAGCAGCTAGCAGAGCGCGTAGACGAGCTGGAAAGTATTTAG
- a CDS encoding HAD family hydrolase, which translates to MMNESTPILLILDIDETLLHASHIPLGRPADFEVFGYYIYLRPHLTEFLLGCSQHFRLAVWSSASDDYVAEIIRRIVPNTVPLEFAWGRSRCTYCFNNIAFEQVGYADFQSHYNYVKVLKKLKRRGYSLDRVVIVDDTPSKSQRNYGNAIYPTEYIGKPDDRELLQLLQYLVRIKDVPNVRIVEKRHWRDVVANM; encoded by the coding sequence ATGATGAATGAGTCAACTCCTATCCTACTCATTCTGGATATTGACGAAACATTATTACATGCTTCGCACATACCTCTTGGCCGGCCAGCAGATTTTGAAGTATTTGGTTACTACATCTACCTGCGCCCACACCTGACTGAGTTTCTGCTCGGCTGCAGTCAGCATTTCAGATTAGCGGTTTGGTCATCGGCATCGGATGATTACGTAGCTGAAATTATCCGGCGCATTGTACCTAATACTGTTCCGCTAGAATTTGCGTGGGGGCGCAGCCGCTGTACTTATTGTTTCAACAATATAGCGTTTGAACAAGTTGGTTATGCTGATTTTCAGAGTCATTACAATTACGTAAAAGTACTCAAGAAACTCAAGCGACGCGGTTATTCTCTCGACCGAGTAGTAATTGTGGACGATACCCCATCCAAATCCCAGCGCAACTACGGCAATGCTATTTATCCAACAGAATACATTGGTAAACCAGATGACAGAGAGTTGCTACAATTGCTACAGTATCTCGTGCGGATTAAAGATGTTCCTAACGTAAGAATTGTGGAAAAACGTCATTGGCGCGATGTCGTTGCCAACATGTAG
- a CDS encoding GNAT family N-acetyltransferase: MAPTLSLAPAAPADIPALERLVNHAYRGDASRQGWTTEADLLDGTRVDAAELHRMLAAPGATLLVGRNEQGEPVACAYLHVQPPQLYLGMLSVQPTLQAQGVGRLLLQAAEQHARQYGCHRIKITVISDRTELLAWYERHGYQRTGATEAFPTDPRFGVPRKPLALLVLTKSLG; the protein is encoded by the coding sequence ATGGCCCCTACCCTTTCGCTAGCTCCTGCCGCCCCCGCCGACATTCCTGCGCTGGAACGCCTCGTCAACCATGCCTACCGCGGCGACGCCTCCCGCCAAGGCTGGACCACTGAGGCCGACCTACTCGATGGCACCCGCGTGGATGCGGCCGAGCTGCACCGGATGCTGGCGGCGCCTGGCGCTACCCTCCTTGTGGGCCGCAACGAGCAGGGCGAACCGGTGGCGTGTGCCTACCTGCACGTGCAGCCGCCACAGCTGTACTTAGGCATGCTTTCGGTGCAGCCTACCTTGCAGGCCCAGGGGGTGGGCCGGCTGCTGTTGCAGGCTGCCGAGCAGCATGCCCGCCAGTACGGCTGCCACCGGATAAAAATCACCGTCATCAGTGACCGAACCGAACTGCTAGCCTGGTATGAGCGCCACGGCTACCAGCGCACCGGCGCCACCGAGGCCTTCCCCACCGACCCGCGCTTTGGGGTGCCACGCAAGCCACTGGCGCTGCTAGTACTAACGAAATCTCTTGGGTAG
- a CDS encoding HAEPLYID family protein: MAISFSFTLPRVCLVVLSLLCGCLRPAYAQVLPDSLSTVGRDSLYIAETEATGPDKVLHAEPLYIDLIRDLGARKGEREWNVGLGLTDNTDYDEHTLLVEYEWAPVNRLGLEVEVPLTFYSGNRTPGSPRPNHQLSGFKTAIQYSFFVSEKLKTSMAIGYINELTANDLNRLNEKPITGNVYSPFFVAAKRWGNSFHTLIYTGPIAEQHFATGHTEWFYQHNTSFHYLIPGTRNFLGLEINQLWGQDDFDTVLRPQMRVSLADNLLIGIVGGIPIDRETERLSTFLRLIYEPGHRGPR, from the coding sequence GTGGCTATATCTTTTTCCTTTACCCTACCCCGTGTCTGCCTGGTAGTATTGAGCTTGCTGTGTGGATGCCTACGACCGGCGTACGCACAGGTACTACCTGATTCGCTGAGCACTGTAGGGCGCGACAGCCTCTACATTGCCGAAACAGAAGCTACAGGCCCCGATAAGGTGCTGCACGCCGAGCCGCTCTATATTGACCTGATTCGGGACTTGGGTGCCCGCAAGGGCGAGCGGGAGTGGAACGTAGGCTTGGGCCTCACCGACAACACCGACTACGACGAACACACCCTACTGGTAGAGTATGAGTGGGCACCCGTAAATCGGTTAGGGCTGGAAGTGGAAGTGCCCCTGACGTTTTACTCCGGCAACCGGACACCCGGCAGCCCACGACCTAACCACCAACTCAGTGGCTTCAAAACAGCCATTCAGTATTCGTTTTTCGTCTCGGAAAAATTGAAGACCTCTATGGCCATAGGCTATATCAATGAGCTGACTGCAAACGACTTGAACCGCCTAAACGAAAAGCCTATAACAGGAAATGTGTACAGCCCTTTTTTCGTAGCTGCCAAGCGCTGGGGCAACTCGTTTCACACCCTCATCTATACAGGCCCTATTGCAGAGCAGCATTTTGCCACGGGCCATACCGAATGGTTTTACCAGCACAATACCAGCTTCCACTACCTAATTCCGGGCACGCGCAACTTCTTAGGATTGGAAATTAATCAGCTGTGGGGGCAAGACGATTTTGATACGGTATTGCGCCCGCAGATGCGGGTAAGCCTAGCCGACAATCTGCTGATTGGCATCGTAGGCGGCATTCCAATCGACCGCGAAACCGAGCGGCTGAGTACTTTCTTACGCCTGATCTACGAGCCAGGCCACCGAGGTCCCCGGTAG
- a CDS encoding ASCH/PUA domain-containing protein, with protein sequence MTSIATFPTQTVPATYQTHELKIWPSCFTAVEAHTKPFDVRQNDRNFQVGDAVLLREFEPESEQYTGRATTRWISYVLHGGAFGVEAGWCVLGFTEHPPLPPGITNTSLW encoded by the coding sequence ATGACATCTATAGCAACCTTCCCTACCCAAACGGTACCAGCTACCTACCAAACGCACGAACTTAAAATCTGGCCTTCGTGCTTTACGGCCGTAGAAGCCCACACCAAGCCCTTCGACGTACGCCAGAATGACCGAAACTTTCAGGTAGGCGACGCAGTATTATTGCGCGAGTTCGAGCCCGAAAGCGAACAGTACACCGGCCGCGCTACTACCCGCTGGATCAGCTACGTGCTGCATGGCGGCGCCTTTGGGGTAGAAGCCGGCTGGTGCGTGCTGGGCTTCACGGAGCATCCGCCGCTGCCGCCGGGTATCACCAATACCAGCCTATGGTAG
- a CDS encoding amidase, with product MNRRLFLRNGGLTGLALSTFSLPACDSKSPATQTAATAPTAADAFELHEATLSELQQQLQSGQRTARSLVELYQQRIKAIDQSGPTLRSVIELNPDALRLADQLDQERKAGKVRGPLHGVPVLIKDNIDTGDQMQTTAGSLALSVHKAAQDAFIVKKLREAGAVLLGKTNLSEWANFRSSRSTSGWSSRGGQTKNPHVLDRTPSGSSSGSGAAVSANLCAIAIGTETDGSIVSPSSCSGVVGIKPTVGLWSRTGIIPISATQDTAGPMARTVRDAAVLLGALAGPDAQDAATQASAGHLHPDYTKFLDANGLQGKRLGVEKAHLTGNNDAVPLFRQAVELLKAQGATIVEIELLKETDPLGGAEYDVLLYEFKDGLNKYLATANAAVKTLTDVIAFNTQHADKAMPYFQQEILEQAEKTDGLASTKYQAALRKSHEGARRALDSALQTHRLDAIVGITNAPAPCIDLVNGDYWPGPGFSSPAAMAGYPHITVPMGQAHGLPVGLSFVAGAWQEAALLPLAYAYEQASKQRKAPQFRSPLAG from the coding sequence ATGAACCGACGACTATTCCTGCGCAACGGCGGCCTGACCGGGCTGGCCCTTTCTACCTTTTCCCTGCCCGCCTGCGACTCCAAGTCGCCAGCCACTCAGACCGCCGCCACGGCGCCCACTGCGGCCGATGCCTTCGAGCTGCACGAAGCTACGCTGAGTGAGTTGCAACAGCAGCTGCAAAGCGGCCAGCGCACCGCCCGCAGCCTTGTGGAACTGTACCAGCAGCGCATCAAAGCCATCGACCAAAGCGGCCCTACCCTACGTAGCGTGATTGAGCTGAACCCCGACGCCCTGCGTCTGGCCGACCAGCTGGACCAGGAGCGCAAGGCGGGCAAGGTGCGCGGGCCGTTGCACGGTGTGCCGGTGCTCATCAAAGACAACATCGATACCGGTGACCAGATGCAGACCACTGCTGGTTCGTTGGCGCTCAGCGTGCATAAAGCTGCACAAGATGCCTTCATTGTGAAGAAGTTGCGCGAGGCGGGGGCTGTGTTGCTCGGCAAAACCAACCTAAGCGAATGGGCTAATTTTCGCTCCTCGCGCAGCACCAGCGGCTGGAGCAGCCGCGGCGGCCAAACCAAGAATCCGCACGTGCTGGACCGCACGCCCAGCGGCTCATCGTCGGGGTCGGGTGCGGCGGTATCGGCCAATTTGTGCGCTATTGCTATTGGAACTGAGACAGATGGGTCCATTGTGTCGCCGTCGTCGTGCAGCGGGGTGGTAGGCATCAAGCCTACGGTAGGGCTGTGGAGCCGCACGGGCATCATCCCCATTTCGGCTACCCAGGATACGGCCGGCCCTATGGCCCGCACCGTGCGCGACGCGGCCGTGCTGCTGGGCGCCCTGGCTGGCCCCGATGCCCAAGACGCCGCCACCCAGGCCAGCGCCGGCCATCTGCACCCCGACTATACCAAGTTCCTGGATGCCAATGGCCTGCAAGGCAAGCGCCTGGGGGTAGAAAAAGCCCACCTCACCGGCAACAACGACGCTGTGCCACTGTTCCGCCAGGCCGTGGAACTGCTGAAGGCACAAGGAGCTACCATCGTCGAGATTGAGCTGCTGAAGGAAACCGACCCTCTCGGTGGCGCCGAATACGATGTATTGCTCTACGAGTTCAAAGATGGCCTGAACAAGTACCTCGCCACGGCCAACGCCGCCGTGAAAACGCTGACCGACGTTATTGCCTTCAACACCCAGCACGCCGATAAAGCCATGCCCTACTTCCAGCAGGAAATTCTGGAGCAGGCCGAGAAAACCGATGGCCTCGCCAGCACCAAGTACCAAGCCGCCCTGCGCAAGTCGCACGAGGGTGCCCGCCGTGCCCTTGATTCTGCTTTGCAAACCCACCGGCTCGATGCTATCGTGGGTATCACCAATGCCCCCGCGCCCTGCATTGACCTTGTGAATGGCGACTACTGGCCCGGTCCCGGCTTCTCGTCGCCGGCCGCCATGGCTGGCTACCCGCACATCACGGTGCCCATGGGCCAGGCGCACGGCTTGCCGGTGGGACTGTCGTTTGTGGCTGGGGCCTGGCAAGAGGCGGCGCTGTTGCCGCTGGCCTATGCCTACGAGCAAGCCAGCAAGCAGCGTAAGGCTCCGCAGTTTCGGAGTCCGCTGGCTGGGTAG
- a CDS encoding DUF2256 domain-containing protein, producing MPAASHLPAKLTKGNLPTKICLTCGRPFEYRKKWRNSWEEVKYCGEKCQRNRPKAAPVPG from the coding sequence ATGCCTGCTGCCAGCCACCTCCCCGCCAAGCTCACCAAGGGTAATCTACCTACCAAAATCTGCCTCACCTGCGGGCGCCCCTTCGAGTACCGCAAAAAGTGGCGTAACAGCTGGGAGGAAGTGAAGTACTGCGGCGAGAAATGCCAACGCAACCGCCCCAAAGCTGCCCCGGTGCCAGGGTAG
- a CDS encoding DoxX family protein: MSASARNIIAWVLQGLLALAFIASGARKFMDLPGTVGMFGGLGLPGALAYVVAAAEVLGGIGLLIPRFVRPAALGLVFIMIGAIIMHATKIPGGLAGGLPAIVLLLLLLVVLWLRRPVTTTV, translated from the coding sequence ATGTCCGCATCTGCTCGTAACATCATTGCCTGGGTTCTGCAAGGTTTACTAGCCTTGGCTTTTATTGCTTCTGGAGCAAGAAAATTCATGGACCTACCAGGTACAGTTGGCATGTTTGGCGGTCTGGGCTTACCGGGCGCATTGGCCTATGTTGTGGCCGCCGCCGAAGTGCTGGGAGGCATAGGGCTGTTGATACCACGCTTTGTTCGGCCCGCAGCGTTAGGGTTGGTTTTCATCATGATTGGCGCCATCATTATGCACGCAACCAAAATTCCTGGTGGGCTGGCGGGCGGTTTGCCAGCTATTGTGCTGCTACTATTGCTGCTGGTGGTGTTGTGGCTGCGCCGGCCGGTAACCACCACGGTGTAA
- a CDS encoding 2'-5' RNA ligase family protein, which produces MLAITSLLSPKYAAHINKIIKSLEEKFGLDDVQATPDPHITYQLAGVRQLSALKEVLQDVACTTHSFPAFTTGLGVFPGPNPVIYIPVLRSNELNALHQRILRATAPLCLQTDKYSAPDCWLPHISLALHDTTPELLGPVLQYLNEQTFNLKISINNLAILRQEGELFVREKVFKFESATLDEVAPILEAPMPRL; this is translated from the coding sequence ATGCTCGCTATTACCTCGCTGCTCAGCCCCAAATACGCAGCGCATATCAACAAGATTATCAAGAGCCTAGAGGAAAAGTTTGGGCTCGACGATGTGCAGGCTACCCCCGACCCGCACATCACCTACCAGTTGGCCGGGGTGCGCCAGCTGTCGGCCCTGAAAGAAGTGTTGCAGGATGTGGCCTGTACCACTCATTCGTTTCCGGCCTTTACCACCGGATTGGGCGTGTTTCCGGGACCCAACCCCGTCATTTATATTCCAGTGCTACGCTCCAACGAGCTGAATGCCCTGCACCAGCGCATTTTGCGAGCCACTGCTCCCTTGTGCCTGCAAACCGATAAATACAGTGCCCCTGACTGCTGGCTACCGCATATTTCCCTAGCCCTGCACGACACCACCCCCGAGCTGCTGGGCCCCGTGCTGCAATACCTCAATGAGCAAACGTTCAATCTGAAAATCAGCATCAACAACCTGGCTATTCTGCGCCAGGAGGGCGAGCTGTTTGTGCGGGAGAAGGTATTTAAGTTTGAAAGCGCTACGCTTGATGAGGTTGCCCCTATATTGGAGGCACCCATGCCGCGCCTGTAA
- a CDS encoding SDR family NAD(P)-dependent oxidoreductase, translating into MSTPKIALVTGGSRGLGKDMALNLAQKGLDVLLTYHSKKEEAEAVVAEIQGQGHKAAALQLDASNVSSFDAFLEQVKATLGSTFGTERFDFLINNAGTGLYQPYPEVTEQQFDDMLNIHFKGPFFLTQKALALMNDGGGIINISSGLTRIIYPNSATYASMKAATETLTKYQAKELASRRIRANIVAPGAIETDFGGGRTRDNKGVNAHIASLTAMGRVGLPTDIGPVVAFLCTDEAAWIDAQRIEVTGGQAI; encoded by the coding sequence ATGAGCACTCCCAAAATAGCCCTCGTAACCGGCGGCAGCCGCGGCCTTGGCAAAGACATGGCCCTGAACCTAGCCCAGAAAGGCCTAGACGTATTGCTGACCTACCACAGCAAAAAAGAAGAAGCTGAAGCCGTGGTAGCCGAAATTCAGGGCCAGGGCCATAAAGCTGCTGCTCTACAGCTCGATGCTTCCAACGTAAGCAGCTTCGACGCGTTCTTGGAGCAAGTGAAAGCGACACTAGGCAGCACCTTCGGCACCGAGCGGTTCGACTTCCTGATCAACAACGCCGGTACGGGCCTCTACCAGCCCTACCCTGAGGTCACGGAGCAGCAGTTCGACGACATGCTGAATATTCACTTCAAAGGCCCGTTCTTTCTCACGCAGAAGGCGTTGGCGCTGATGAACGACGGTGGCGGCATCATCAACATCTCCTCGGGGCTGACGCGCATTATCTACCCCAACTCCGCTACCTACGCCAGCATGAAGGCGGCCACGGAAACCCTTACCAAATACCAGGCGAAGGAGCTGGCCAGCCGCCGCATTCGGGCCAATATAGTGGCCCCCGGTGCCATTGAAACCGATTTTGGCGGTGGCCGCACCCGCGACAACAAGGGAGTAAACGCCCACATTGCCAGCCTCACGGCGATGGGTAGGGTAGGCTTACCCACTGATATTGGGCCGGTAGTCGCCTTTTTGTGCACCGACGAAGCCGCTTGGATTGATGCCCAGCGCATTGAGGTGACCGGCGGTCAGGCTATCTAG
- a CDS encoding helix-turn-helix domain-containing protein has protein sequence MPPLVPKKILARQHEITADFTRLVHAHVDDLAAGRATEALEIRDFAGQLCIHPTHLSNTLKLTTGEAPCAIYERKLVAVSKELLADAGRSVADVAAQLTYDPSNFTKFFKRFVGCTPRQYREELWAGQRVETSETVTS, from the coding sequence ATGCCACCGCTTGTTCCGAAGAAAATTCTGGCTCGCCAGCACGAAATAACAGCCGATTTCACTCGCCTCGTGCACGCTCACGTTGATGACTTGGCGGCGGGTAGAGCCACCGAGGCGCTGGAAATCCGGGATTTTGCTGGGCAACTGTGTATTCATCCTACCCACCTCAGCAACACGCTTAAGCTAACCACTGGGGAGGCACCCTGCGCCATTTATGAGCGCAAGCTGGTAGCAGTGTCCAAGGAATTGCTGGCCGATGCGGGGCGGTCGGTGGCCGACGTGGCTGCCCAGCTTACGTATGACCCGTCCAACTTCACCAAGTTTTTCAAGCGCTTTGTGGGCTGCACGCCCCGGCAGTACCGCGAGGAATTATGGGCCGGGCAACGGGTAGAAACTTCGGAAACAGTCACTAGTTAA
- a CDS encoding OBAP family protein, with the protein MKANRFYSPGCALLLSLFLSACGDQNTRSPVQTPGAEKSTKTKVLEAGADVLQGKEPLRNMNIYLDGFHFYNGNMRGQMEAHHFCTKLNEDVIQAVIFDGNTASAKIMGVEYIVSRRLFEKLPDEEKKLWHSHRHEVKSGTLVAPGLPDAAEHELMEQIVSTYGKTIHTWHTDRDKELPYGGPQLMMGFTQDGQIDTAMVGQRDRRMKISTAEKRRQRADIPAPDVLPGADAWQQGEVRQFEVTQRASAAHQH; encoded by the coding sequence ATGAAAGCAAACCGCTTCTACTCCCCCGGCTGCGCCTTGTTGCTAAGCCTGTTCCTATCTGCCTGCGGTGACCAAAACACCCGCTCGCCAGTGCAGACGCCCGGCGCCGAAAAATCAACCAAAACCAAGGTGCTTGAAGCAGGCGCCGACGTATTGCAGGGCAAAGAGCCATTGCGCAACATGAATATCTACCTCGATGGCTTCCACTTCTACAATGGCAATATGCGCGGGCAGATGGAAGCGCACCACTTCTGCACGAAGCTCAATGAAGATGTCATTCAGGCTGTGATTTTTGATGGCAATACTGCCTCGGCCAAGATTATGGGGGTAGAATACATTGTGTCGCGGCGCTTGTTTGAAAAGCTGCCCGATGAGGAAAAGAAGCTCTGGCACAGCCACCGCCACGAGGTGAAATCGGGGACGCTGGTGGCGCCGGGCCTACCCGATGCGGCCGAGCACGAGTTGATGGAGCAAATAGTGAGCACCTACGGCAAAACCATTCATACCTGGCACACCGACCGCGACAAGGAACTGCCCTACGGTGGCCCACAGCTGATGATGGGGTTCACGCAGGATGGCCAGATTGACACGGCTATGGTAGGCCAGCGCGACCGACGCATGAAAATTTCGACGGCCGAAAAGCGCCGGCAGCGGGCCGACATTCCGGCACCCGACGTGCTACCCGGCGCCGATGCTTGGCAGCAGGGAGAGGTGCGGCAGTTTGAAGTAACGCAGCGGGCCAGCGCGGCGCACCAACATTAA